The Barnesiella intestinihominis YIT 11860 genome includes a window with the following:
- a CDS encoding SGNH/GDSL hydrolase family protein has protein sequence MKLLSKLSLPFIFFTAILTLECAAQDWPNLNRYREANKAIMEMRKNDSEDARKNWVVFMGNSITQNWASLDPQFFSENDYIGRGISGQTSSQMLLRFRQDVIHLAPKAVVILAGTNDIAGNTGPTSIDMIMDNIKSMTELAQANHIKVVLCSVLPANRYGWSPEVQPADTIIALNELIKDYARSKRLVYVDFYTALVDEQKGLNPNYGRDSVHPNLDGYKVMEPLVVKGIKRALSRP, from the coding sequence ATGAAACTTCTATCGAAACTTTCTTTACCATTCATATTCTTTACAGCAATACTGACTCTTGAATGCGCAGCGCAAGATTGGCCCAATCTGAATCGTTATCGTGAAGCCAACAAAGCTATTATGGAAATGAGGAAAAACGACTCGGAAGATGCCCGTAAAAATTGGGTTGTCTTCATGGGTAATTCAATTACACAAAATTGGGCCTCTCTGGATCCGCAATTCTTTTCCGAAAATGACTACATCGGAAGAGGAATCAGCGGACAAACCAGCTCTCAAATGCTTCTGCGATTCCGACAAGACGTGATACATCTGGCTCCCAAAGCAGTCGTCATATTAGCCGGGACAAACGACATAGCCGGGAATACCGGCCCGACGAGTATCGATATGATCATGGACAATATCAAATCCATGACAGAACTAGCACAAGCCAACCATATAAAAGTCGTCTTATGTTCCGTACTCCCTGCCAATCGATATGGCTGGTCTCCCGAAGTCCAACCGGCAGATACGATTATTGCCTTGAACGAACTCATTAAAGATTACGCCCGTTCGAAACGATTGGTTTACGTCGATTTTTATACCGCCCTTGTCGATGAACAAAAAGGGTTAAACCCTAATTACGGCAGGGATAGCGTCCACCCCAATCTCGACGGATACAAAGTTATGGAACCATTGGTTGTTAAAGGAATCAAACGAGCATTATCCCGCCCATAG
- the glyA gene encoding serine hydroxymethyltransferase, protein MKRDDIIFDIIEKENQRQRKGIELIASENFVSDQVMQAMGSCLTNKYAEGYPGKRYYGGCEVVDQSEQVAIDRIKKLFNAEWANVQPHSGAQANMAVFMAVLNPGDKFLGLNLSHGGHLSHGSPVNFSGLMFHPLEYSVKEDTGYVDYDMMEEVALRERPKLIIGGASAYSREWDYARMRKIADEIGAIFMVDMAHPAGLIAAGLLDNPLKYAHIVTSTTHKTLRGPRGGIILMGKDFENPWGKKTPKGEIKKMSALLDSAVFPGVQGGPLEHVIAAKAVSFGEALQPEYIEYQTQVKKNAAAMAKAFMDKGYKIISNGTDNHCMLIDLRTKFPELTGKVAEKALVQADITVNKNMVPFDSRSPFQTSGIRVGTPAITTRGAKEEMMCEIVELIDTVLANPESETVIKAVREKVNGMMKEYPIFAY, encoded by the coding sequence ATGAAAAGAGACGACATTATTTTCGACATCATTGAAAAAGAGAATCAACGACAACGAAAAGGTATTGAATTGATTGCCTCGGAAAACTTTGTCAGCGATCAGGTCATGCAGGCAATGGGTTCTTGCCTGACCAACAAATACGCCGAAGGGTATCCTGGGAAACGCTACTACGGAGGTTGCGAAGTGGTAGACCAAAGCGAACAAGTCGCTATCGACCGTATCAAGAAACTGTTCAATGCCGAATGGGCGAATGTTCAACCGCATTCGGGAGCACAAGCAAACATGGCCGTATTCATGGCCGTATTGAACCCCGGTGACAAATTCTTGGGGCTGAACCTTTCACATGGAGGCCACCTTTCGCACGGAAGCCCCGTAAATTTCTCCGGACTCATGTTCCACCCATTGGAATACAGCGTGAAAGAAGATACCGGATACGTCGATTATGACATGATGGAAGAGGTAGCCTTGCGCGAACGTCCGAAACTGATTATCGGCGGAGCCTCGGCTTACTCTCGCGAATGGGACTATGCCCGCATGCGCAAAATAGCCGATGAAATAGGTGCCATTTTTATGGTCGATATGGCTCACCCCGCCGGGCTCATAGCCGCCGGATTGTTGGACAATCCTTTGAAATACGCTCACATCGTCACCTCGACCACACATAAAACCCTGCGCGGGCCCCGTGGAGGTATTATCCTCATGGGCAAAGATTTTGAAAACCCATGGGGTAAAAAAACGCCTAAGGGAGAAATCAAGAAAATGTCAGCATTACTCGATTCGGCAGTCTTTCCGGGAGTACAAGGTGGTCCGCTCGAACACGTTATCGCAGCCAAAGCTGTATCGTTCGGCGAAGCCCTGCAACCCGAATACATCGAATACCAGACTCAGGTGAAGAAAAATGCCGCTGCTATGGCAAAAGCATTCATGGATAAAGGATACAAAATCATATCCAACGGTACTGACAATCACTGCATGCTCATCGACTTGCGTACCAAATTCCCCGAATTAACAGGAAAAGTCGCCGAGAAAGCATTGGTTCAAGCCGACATCACGGTGAATAAAAACATGGTTCCGTTCGATAGCCGCTCTCCGTTCCAAACATCGGGTATCCGTGTGGGAACTCCGGCGATAACGACTCGTGGAGCAAAAGAAGAAATGATGTGCGAAATCGTAGAACTTATCGACACGGTTTTGGCCAATCCAGAAAGTGAAACCGTCATCAAAGCCGTTCGGGAAAAGGTCAACGGCATGATGAAAGAATACCCCATCTTTGCTTATTAA
- a CDS encoding flavin reductase family protein codes for MKQSWKPGTTIYPLPAVLVSCGNTPEEYNLITVSWVGTLCTNPPMCYISVRPERHSYEILRKNMEFVINLTTVQMAKATDWCGVSSGKNYNKFEKTGLTPKTAQIVKAPYVEESPLCIECKVREIISLGSHDMFISDVVNILADDKYINPKTGAFDMQKADLLVYSHGHYYETGKEIGKFGWSVQKKK; via the coding sequence ATGAAACAAAGTTGGAAACCCGGGACTACCATCTACCCGTTGCCGGCCGTTCTGGTCAGTTGCGGCAATACGCCCGAAGAGTATAACCTCATTACGGTAAGTTGGGTCGGCACGCTCTGCACCAATCCCCCCATGTGCTACATATCCGTTCGACCGGAAAGACATTCCTACGAGATTCTAAGAAAAAACATGGAGTTCGTAATCAATCTCACGACCGTTCAAATGGCAAAAGCAACCGATTGGTGCGGCGTTTCCTCCGGAAAGAATTATAACAAATTCGAAAAAACAGGACTCACTCCGAAAACCGCTCAAATCGTAAAAGCCCCCTACGTCGAGGAATCTCCCCTCTGTATAGAATGTAAGGTAAGAGAAATCATCAGCCTCGGATCCCACGACATGTTCATATCCGACGTAGTAAACATATTGGCCGATGATAAATATATAAATCCCAAGACAGGCGCGTTCGATATGCAAAAGGCCGATCTATTGGTCTATTCCCACGGGCATTACTATGAAACAGGAAAAGAAATAGGGAAATTCGGTTGGTCTGTCCAAAAGAAAAAATAA
- a CDS encoding transglycosylase domain-containing protein, with protein MKVGKLKKSIGDTSRIVRYMWYAFGGIVVLVVAAFAMIAWGWIGYMPPIEDMENPKDKFASEIYSSDMEVIGRFYQSKSNRVYVHYDEISPYLVNALIATEDIRFKDHSGIDVKALFRAFIKRGLLFQKSAGGGSTITQQLAKLLYSPNADNVVERLFQKPQEWVIAVQLERFYTKEEIVNMYLNHFDFLNNAVGIQSAAYIYFHTAPDKLKIEEAATLVGMCKNPSYYNPRRFNERTRGRRNTVLNQMYKAKYITKAELDSLQALPLELKYTRVDHKEGLAPYFREQLRLMMTAKKPVKSEYRGWEAQKFIDDSIAWANNPLYGWCEKNVKADGTKYNIYTDGLKIYTTLDAQMQRYAEEAVEKHLGGYLQPRFFAEKKGRSYAPFSRSITREERESILDRAMKQSDRYRAMKASGASDEQIRKAFITPVEMQVFSYQGSIDTIMSPLDSIRYQKSFLRVGFMSMDPNTGHVKAYVGGPDFTHFQYDMASVGRRQIGSTVKPFLYTLAMEEGFTPCDMFLNEQPTLITEDGKPWSPRNSSKARVGEMVSLRWGLANSNNWISARLMDKLSPSSLARLMHSFGIKNKIDEVISLCLGPVEVSVEEMVTAYTAFSNKGVRVDPLYVSRIEDNLGNVIAEFTPSMTEVFSEQAYYRILPMLKDVIDHGTGGRVRFRYGITAPMGGKTGTTNNNSDGWFMGFTPDLVSGVWVGGEDRSIHFDGMADGQGASMALPIYGLYMQKVYGDQSLGYSQDSDFEIPEEYSDPCGGSSYIEESVTAPVESIEGIFD; from the coding sequence ATGAAAGTGGGTAAGTTGAAAAAATCTATCGGGGATACATCGCGTATTGTGCGGTATATGTGGTATGCCTTTGGGGGAATCGTTGTTCTTGTCGTTGCGGCCTTTGCGATGATTGCATGGGGGTGGATAGGATATATGCCGCCGATAGAGGATATGGAAAATCCGAAAGATAAATTCGCCTCGGAGATTTATTCTTCCGATATGGAAGTAATAGGCCGGTTTTATCAAAGCAAGAGTAACCGGGTGTATGTACATTATGATGAAATTTCTCCTTATTTGGTCAATGCTCTTATCGCTACGGAGGACATTCGTTTCAAGGACCATTCCGGCATAGATGTGAAGGCTTTGTTCCGGGCTTTTATCAAACGAGGGCTATTATTTCAAAAGAGTGCGGGGGGAGGAAGTACGATTACCCAACAGTTGGCCAAACTCCTTTATTCTCCTAATGCCGATAATGTGGTGGAACGGTTGTTCCAGAAGCCGCAGGAATGGGTTATAGCTGTACAGCTCGAACGTTTTTATACCAAAGAGGAAATCGTGAATATGTATCTGAATCATTTCGATTTCCTGAATAATGCAGTCGGGATACAATCGGCGGCATACATTTATTTTCATACGGCTCCCGATAAGTTGAAAATAGAGGAGGCTGCGACGTTGGTGGGTATGTGCAAGAATCCCTCGTATTATAATCCCCGCAGGTTTAACGAACGCACGAGGGGGCGTCGTAACACGGTTTTGAACCAAATGTATAAGGCCAAGTATATTACAAAGGCGGAACTTGACTCTTTACAAGCTTTGCCTTTGGAGCTGAAATATACCCGGGTGGATCATAAAGAGGGGTTGGCTCCTTATTTCAGAGAGCAATTGAGATTGATGATGACGGCAAAAAAGCCTGTGAAATCGGAATATCGGGGGTGGGAAGCTCAAAAATTTATAGACGATTCCATTGCTTGGGCGAATAATCCGTTGTATGGTTGGTGCGAGAAAAATGTGAAGGCTGACGGAACCAAGTATAATATTTATACCGATGGGTTGAAAATCTATACGACGCTTGATGCGCAGATGCAACGGTATGCCGAGGAGGCTGTGGAAAAACATTTGGGCGGGTATTTACAACCTCGCTTCTTCGCCGAGAAAAAAGGACGGAGTTATGCACCGTTCTCCCGAAGCATAACTCGGGAAGAGCGGGAGTCAATCTTGGATAGGGCGATGAAGCAGTCGGATCGTTATCGGGCGATGAAAGCGTCGGGTGCGAGCGACGAGCAGATTCGAAAGGCATTTATTACTCCTGTCGAGATGCAGGTCTTTTCGTATCAAGGTTCGATCGACACGATTATGTCTCCATTGGATTCTATCCGTTATCAGAAGTCTTTCTTGCGAGTGGGATTTATGTCTATGGATCCGAATACAGGTCATGTGAAGGCTTATGTGGGCGGTCCTGATTTTACGCATTTTCAATATGATATGGCTTCGGTGGGACGGCGCCAGATAGGATCGACCGTGAAACCGTTCTTATATACGTTAGCGATGGAGGAGGGATTCACTCCTTGCGATATGTTTTTAAATGAACAGCCTACATTGATTACAGAAGACGGGAAGCCCTGGTCTCCTCGGAATTCTTCGAAAGCGCGTGTGGGCGAGATGGTTTCTTTGCGTTGGGGGTTGGCAAATTCGAATAATTGGATTTCTGCCCGATTGATGGATAAGTTGTCGCCCTCGTCATTGGCGAGATTGATGCATTCGTTCGGGATTAAAAATAAGATAGATGAAGTCATCTCTCTTTGTTTAGGTCCGGTCGAGGTCTCGGTCGAGGAAATGGTGACGGCTTATACAGCCTTTTCGAACAAAGGCGTGCGTGTAGACCCTTTGTATGTATCTCGTATAGAGGATAATTTAGGGAATGTAATAGCCGAGTTCACGCCTTCGATGACCGAGGTTTTCAGTGAACAGGCTTATTATCGCATTTTGCCGATGTTGAAAGATGTGATAGATCACGGAACGGGCGGTCGTGTTCGTTTCCGTTATGGTATTACTGCTCCTATGGGAGGTAAAACAGGGACGACCAATAATAATTCGGACGGTTGGTTTATGGGATTTACTCCCGATTTAGTTTCCGGTGTATGGGTAGGAGGCGAGGATCGCTCGATTCACTTCGATGGTATGGCCGATGGGCAGGGAGCCAGTATGGCATTGCCTATTTATGGTCTTTATATGCAGAAAGTTTATGGGGATCAAAGTCTGGGTTACTCACAAGATAGCGACTTCGAGATTCCTGAGGAGTATTCCGATCCTTGTGGCGGAAGTTCATATATCGAAGAATCCGTTACAGCTCCCGTGGAGAGCATAGAGGGGATATTCGATTGA
- a CDS encoding porin family protein, with protein MKRITTVICMALLWILTVQAQIQELNVSKRFNWGIRLGVNAPLVDIRHLTLNGNKVNESDSESRLGLSGSFIGRYNFKRNYIQLEVGMHQFHTRLYNPDYELRKINTSAYTLDVPILYGYNITKHGPYLMNLFAGPRVSYIFNETSGVSTTGRSLRNLIYDNSPNSFSFYLIGGLSTTIGHLYIDFRYAYCVGNSKDLSFKVDLDETQTSQVKLSRAVNELSISIGYLW; from the coding sequence ATGAAGAGAATCACTACGGTTATCTGCATGGCACTCTTATGGATTCTTACAGTTCAAGCTCAAATACAAGAATTGAACGTAAGCAAACGATTCAATTGGGGAATCCGCTTGGGAGTCAATGCGCCGTTAGTCGACATAAGACATTTAACCTTGAACGGGAACAAAGTCAACGAATCCGATTCCGAATCGAGGCTGGGATTATCCGGTTCTTTTATAGGAAGATACAATTTCAAGAGGAATTACATACAACTCGAAGTGGGCATGCATCAGTTCCATACCCGGCTATATAATCCCGACTACGAATTACGTAAAATCAATACTTCGGCTTATACCCTCGATGTTCCCATACTATATGGCTATAACATCACCAAACATGGCCCATACCTCATGAATCTTTTTGCTGGTCCCCGGGTTTCCTACATCTTTAACGAAACAAGCGGAGTAAGCACCACAGGTCGCTCACTCCGCAATCTAATCTACGATAACTCTCCAAACAGTTTTTCATTCTATTTGATCGGCGGATTGAGCACCACCATAGGACACCTATACATCGACTTCCGGTATGCCTATTGTGTAGGAAATTCCAAAGATCTATCTTTCAAAGTCGACCTCGACGAAACCCAAACCAGTCAGGTAAAACTGTCCAGAGCCGTCAACGAATTGAGCATTTCAATAGGATATCTATGGTAA
- a CDS encoding tyrosine-protein phosphatase translates to MFNFLKKKNNTPKLPYTTEVHCHVLPGIDDGSPDVEHSLALIHQMKEWGLERIIATPHVTEASFENTPQTIGSAYSRLCQETNLDELGIKLCYSAEYRMDDNFLGILQREEIIPMPGNHILIENSFLQPFWNIKSLVFDLQIKGLSPILAHPERYAYYYDDKKIYKELHEQGCEFQVNLLSLAGYYNKRAKEVAEWLISKQMVDYLGSDLHNSSHVLHINKYLSGKEYPKHMRNIHIKNNHL, encoded by the coding sequence ATGTTTAATTTCTTAAAAAAGAAAAACAATACTCCCAAACTACCCTATACGACAGAGGTTCACTGCCATGTATTACCGGGTATCGACGACGGGTCTCCCGATGTAGAACACTCCCTCGCCCTCATTCATCAAATGAAAGAATGGGGACTTGAACGAATCATAGCTACGCCTCATGTGACCGAGGCTTCATTCGAAAACACTCCACAAACCATCGGGTCGGCATACTCCCGGCTTTGCCAAGAGACCAATTTGGACGAACTGGGAATTAAACTCTGCTACTCCGCAGAATACCGAATGGACGATAACTTTTTGGGCATACTGCAAAGAGAAGAAATCATACCCATGCCCGGCAACCATATCCTTATCGAAAACTCTTTTCTACAACCGTTCTGGAACATCAAAAGTCTCGTCTTCGATTTGCAGATTAAAGGACTTTCCCCCATTCTAGCCCACCCCGAACGATATGCTTATTATTACGATGACAAAAAAATCTACAAAGAACTGCATGAACAAGGGTGTGAATTTCAAGTCAATCTGCTTTCCCTCGCAGGGTATTACAACAAAAGAGCGAAAGAGGTGGCCGAATGGCTGATTTCCAAACAGATGGTAGACTATCTGGGAAGCGATTTGCACAACAGTTCCCATGTCCTGCACATCAACAAATATTTATCCGGGAAAGAATATCCCAAGCACATGAGAAATATCCACATAAAAAACAACCACTTGTAA
- the pyrI gene encoding aspartate carbamoyltransferase regulatory subunit: MNDEKKELKVAALENGTVIDHIPSSQLFKVVSILGLENCTNSITIGNNLASKKIGKKGIIKVADRFFKEEDLNKIALVAPAAQINIIRDYQVIEKRKVSLPDIVHGIIRCGNPKCITNNEPMETIFHVTDKIDVQVRCHYCERSVTKEEIEIC; encoded by the coding sequence ATGAACGACGAAAAAAAAGAACTAAAAGTAGCGGCTCTCGAAAACGGAACCGTTATCGACCATATACCTTCGAGCCAGTTATTCAAGGTAGTATCTATCTTAGGACTTGAAAACTGCACGAACAGCATTACCATCGGCAACAACTTAGCCAGTAAAAAAATAGGGAAAAAAGGGATCATCAAAGTCGCCGACCGTTTCTTCAAAGAAGAAGACTTGAACAAGATCGCATTGGTAGCCCCGGCTGCACAAATCAATATTATCCGCGATTACCAAGTCATCGAAAAACGGAAAGTATCTCTACCGGACATCGTGCATGGTATTATCCGCTGCGGGAATCCCAAATGCATCACGAACAACGAACCGATGGAAACCATATTTCATGTAACCGACAAAATCGATGTCCAAGTAAGATGCCATTATTGCGAACGGTCGGTAACCAAAGAAGAAATAGAAATCTGTTAA
- a CDS encoding LysO family transporter, giving the protein MIVMLSGVLIGYILRNIRAIPALVSKINIYIIFLLLFVMGLSVGSNPQVIQGLGTLGLLGIAISVVSIAGSVFLSWIVYRHLFKKEDDQRS; this is encoded by the coding sequence ATGATAGTCATGTTATCCGGTGTTCTGATCGGATATATATTACGGAATATTCGAGCCATACCCGCCCTCGTTTCCAAAATCAACATTTACATTATTTTCTTGTTACTTTTCGTGATGGGTCTATCGGTAGGTAGCAACCCGCAAGTTATACAAGGGCTGGGAACCCTCGGCCTCTTAGGTATCGCAATCTCCGTTGTATCCATCGCAGGAAGCGTATTTTTATCGTGGATCGTTTACCGTCACCTATTCAAAAAAGAAGATGACCAACGATCATGA
- a CDS encoding lysine exporter LysO family protein — MKNSLIILLCFAAGVLCSYWGIIPECDDSLSLYILYVMMFLVGIGLGSDLTALSAPIKKYKFQILLIPLSTIVGTIAACCLFSLFCPVPLRETVAIGCGFGYYSLSAILLNELAGADIGTTALICNLSRELLTLLTIPLLARYCGKLAPITAAGATSIDTTLPLISATLGEKYVIFAIFHGIIVDISVPVLIWLLYL, encoded by the coding sequence ATGAAAAATAGTCTCATCATTCTGTTATGTTTTGCGGCGGGAGTACTCTGTTCCTACTGGGGCATAATTCCCGAGTGCGACGACTCCCTCAGCCTCTATATCCTGTACGTCATGATGTTCTTGGTGGGAATAGGACTCGGCAGTGATTTAACCGCACTATCCGCTCCCATCAAAAAATATAAATTCCAGATTTTGTTGATACCGTTATCCACGATCGTCGGGACAATCGCCGCTTGTTGTCTGTTCTCGCTATTCTGTCCCGTTCCGTTACGGGAAACCGTTGCCATCGGTTGCGGATTCGGATATTACAGTCTATCGGCAATTTTACTGAACGAGCTTGCAGGAGCCGACATCGGTACTACCGCTCTTATTTGTAATCTGAGCAGAGAGCTTTTGACACTTCTTACAATTCCGCTACTTGCCCGTTATTGCGGGAAATTAGCCCCGATTACAGCCGCAGGAGCAACCTCCATCGACACGACTCTACCTCTCATCAGCGCCACCCTCGGAGAAAAATACGTCATCTTCGCCATCTTCCACGGCATCATCGTCGATATTTCGGTTCCCGTCCTCATCTGGCTATTATACCTGTGA
- the pyrB gene encoding aspartate carbamoyltransferase, with amino-acid sequence MKRESLVSITDFSKEEILDLLEKARRFEENPNRKILEGKVVATLFFEPSTRTRLSFETAVNRLGGKVIGFSDASTTSSSKGETLKDTIMMVSNYVDLIIMRHHLEGAARYASEISSVPVINAGDGANQHPSQTMLDLYSIYKTQGSLSNLNITMVGDLKYGRTVHSLLMAMSHFNPTFHFVAPDELKMPIEYKLFCEQNHIPYFEHSEFSEEVINQADILYMTRVQRERFTDLMEYEKVKNVYTLHNNMLEHSKDNLRILHPLPRVNEISYDVDSNPKAYYFQQAKNGLFARQAIICKVLGIEV; translated from the coding sequence ATGAAACGTGAGAGTTTAGTATCTATTACCGATTTTTCAAAAGAAGAAATTCTGGATCTTCTCGAAAAAGCGCGTCGATTCGAAGAAAATCCCAATCGAAAAATTCTGGAAGGTAAAGTCGTGGCGACTCTGTTCTTCGAGCCTTCTACCCGCACTCGACTCAGCTTTGAAACCGCAGTCAACCGATTAGGCGGAAAAGTCATTGGATTTTCAGACGCCAGCACGACCAGCTCCTCAAAAGGAGAAACACTGAAAGACACCATCATGATGGTAAGCAACTATGTCGACTTAATCATCATGCGCCACCATCTCGAAGGTGCGGCCCGTTATGCCTCTGAAATTTCTTCCGTTCCCGTTATCAATGCAGGAGATGGTGCAAATCAGCACCCCTCGCAAACCATGCTCGATTTATATTCCATCTACAAGACACAAGGCTCCCTATCGAACCTGAACATCACTATGGTGGGAGACTTAAAATACGGACGCACCGTACACTCCCTGCTGATGGCTATGTCTCATTTCAATCCCACATTCCATTTCGTCGCACCCGATGAACTGAAAATGCCTATCGAGTATAAACTCTTCTGTGAACAAAATCATATTCCCTACTTCGAACACTCCGAATTTTCCGAAGAGGTAATCAATCAAGCGGATATTCTATACATGACCCGGGTTCAACGCGAACGATTCACCGACCTCATGGAATACGAAAAGGTTAAAAACGTATATACGCTGCACAACAATATGCTCGAGCACAGCAAAGACAATCTGAGAATCCTACACCCGCTCCCCCGGGTTAATGAAATTTCTTACGATGTCGACAGCAATCCCAAAGCCTATTATTTCCAACAAGCCAAAAACGGGCTATTCGCTCGGCAAGCCATTATCTGTAAAGTTTTAGGAATTGAAGTTTAA
- a CDS encoding biotin/lipoyl-containing protein — protein MSRKLKIRDLTLRDGQQSLFATRLTQEQINRVLPYYKDAGFFAMEVWGGAVPDSVMRYLNESPWTRLKTISEAIGGASYLTALSRGRNLFGYAPYPDTVLDGFYREAVANGLGIMRIFDALNDLNNVKSSVEKINAVGAISDGAVCYTVDPHYTITFMDRVKALFGKKLPKPIFTDEYFVEKALGFEKLGAKMVTLKDMAGLVNPSRIASLMPKLKQALKVPVDFHTHCTPGYGLASSLMAVIHGVDILDTNIWYFGGGSAAPAIELLYIFCNKLGVEMEVNMAAVSKIRAELLGIRRELAAYDLKKDSFPIAFDPLIDKLPDHIDKLFDTAIEAARQNNEAALLDACHAIEDYFGFPKPNELVKAAEVPGGMYSNMVAQLKQLKAEHVLDDAMRLIPKVRSDAGLVPLVTPTSQIVGSQAVSCALDKLKGNPEYTTVSNQFKALVKGEYGKTPVPVDPKFREKITGSPIETPYDTNSYKAPENPVLPEYGNVKLAENEQEYLLLELFPNVATTYLKGVRAAEYEAKKPAVEEVKEAAEEAAPVEPITGPTIDAPMGGKVVEIKVKVGDKVKKDDVVLVYEAMKMENDILSTLEGTVKRILVKENDVVGTNEPLIEFE, from the coding sequence ATGTCAAGAAAATTGAAAATCCGAGATCTTACTCTTCGTGACGGGCAACAGTCTTTGTTTGCGACTCGTCTTACCCAAGAACAGATAAACCGCGTTTTACCTTATTACAAGGATGCCGGTTTCTTTGCGATGGAAGTTTGGGGTGGTGCTGTGCCCGATTCGGTGATGCGTTATTTGAACGAGAGTCCGTGGACTCGTCTTAAAACAATCAGTGAAGCTATTGGGGGGGCATCTTATTTAACGGCACTTTCTCGTGGCCGTAATTTGTTCGGGTATGCGCCTTATCCCGATACGGTTCTTGACGGATTTTATCGCGAGGCCGTGGCAAACGGGTTGGGTATCATGCGTATATTCGATGCACTCAACGATTTGAACAATGTAAAATCTTCTGTGGAAAAGATAAATGCTGTCGGGGCGATTTCCGATGGAGCCGTATGTTACACGGTAGATCCGCATTATACCATAACGTTTATGGATCGAGTAAAGGCGTTGTTCGGTAAAAAATTGCCGAAACCTATCTTTACCGATGAATATTTTGTGGAAAAAGCACTCGGTTTTGAAAAGTTGGGTGCAAAGATGGTTACTCTCAAAGATATGGCCGGATTGGTGAATCCTTCTCGAATCGCTTCTTTGATGCCTAAATTGAAACAGGCTTTGAAAGTGCCGGTCGATTTTCATACCCATTGTACACCGGGGTATGGCCTCGCATCGTCGTTGATGGCTGTTATACACGGTGTGGATATTTTGGATACTAATATTTGGTATTTTGGCGGAGGTTCGGCGGCTCCGGCCATAGAATTGCTCTATATTTTCTGTAATAAATTGGGCGTAGAGATGGAAGTCAATATGGCAGCTGTAAGTAAAATACGTGCCGAGTTGCTCGGTATTCGTCGCGAGCTGGCTGCATACGACTTGAAGAAAGACTCGTTCCCCATTGCGTTCGATCCGTTGATCGATAAGTTGCCCGATCATATCGACAAGTTGTTCGATACGGCTATCGAAGCCGCGCGTCAGAATAACGAAGCCGCTTTGCTGGATGCTTGTCATGCCATCGAAGATTATTTCGGATTCCCGAAACCGAATGAGTTGGTGAAGGCTGCGGAGGTTCCCGGCGGTATGTATTCCAATATGGTGGCTCAGTTGAAGCAGCTTAAAGCCGAGCATGTGCTCGATGATGCCATGCGATTGATTCCGAAGGTTCGTTCTGATGCAGGATTGGTTCCTTTGGTTACGCCTACCAGCCAGATTGTAGGAAGCCAAGCCGTAAGCTGTGCTTTGGATAAATTGAAAGGGAATCCGGAATATACGACGGTTTCCAACCAGTTCAAGGCATTGGTGAAGGGAGAATATGGCAAGACTCCGGTCCCTGTCGATCCTAAATTCCGTGAAAAGATTACCGGTAGTCCGATTGAGACTCCGTATGATACGAACTCTTACAAGGCTCCCGAAAATCCTGTGTTGCCGGAGTATGGCAATGTGAAATTGGCCGAAAACGAACAGGAGTATTTGTTGCTAGAACTTTTCCCCAACGTTGCCACCACTTATTTGAAGGGTGTGCGTGCAGCTGAGTATGAGGCTAAGAAACCGGCTGTCGAGGAAGTGAAAGAGGCCGCAGAGGAAGCAGCTCCCGTAGAACCTATAACGGGCCCGACTATCGATGCTCCTATGGGAGGGAAGGTTGTCGAGATAAAAGTGAAGGTTGGAGACAAAGTGAAAAAAGACGATGTCGTGCTGGTGTACGAGGCCATGAAGATGGAGAACGATATACTCTCCACCCTTGAAGGAACCGTGAAACGTATTCTGGTAAAAGAAAACGATGTAGTGGGTACTAACGAACCGTTGATCGAGTTCGAATAA